One Xiphophorus maculatus strain JP 163 A chromosome 23, X_maculatus-5.0-male, whole genome shotgun sequence genomic window, ttgCGTTCTCACACAACATATGAGGggaaatgttaattttgttcAGGTTATAAATTGTTTTCACCAGGATGTGGTTATAAACGGCTGTCAGTCAGTTTTACAGATGAAACGCAGCGAGTGCCGCTGGCccaacaagtaaataaataaaaaaaaaacgacgCCATATTGAGTCAGACGTAACATGTTTGTGTGAAATAGGAGATGATTTTCACTGGAAATGACTCCTGGGATTGCAGATGAGCGCTGCCAGTGTAGATGAGTCATCAGAACAGGATCCAAACAGTCTGATgcaatttgaattttaatattGCTGTGAccaaaactttaattaaaacataaacctATTGGCTCATTTATTAAACTGGTTTCTTTACTTATTCACAAGCTTGTCCGCTTTGGTCCTGCAGAGATTTCCAGTCGACCAAAGAAATGGTGATGGAGAAGCCAAGTGCCCAGCTGGTCGGGCGAGAGTTTGTCCGACAGTATTACACACTCCTGAACCAGGCCCCAGACTACCTGCACAGGTACCACCAGCTGCTGCTCTTTGACCAGACAGAAATCCTGTTTTCTAAATTCCCTTCCTATTAAGTAACTTGTTTGGCTGCTTCCTCAGGTTTTATGGAAAGAACTCGTCTTACGTGCACGGCGGCCTGGACAGCAACGGCAAACCACTGGAGGCTGTTTACGGCCAAGCTGTAAGTGGCCTCACCGAACAGGAGACATTTTAGGACTTATTTCCACACGGAGAAATCACAATAGAATTACCTTTTGCACTACAGAGGTGTGAATCTTTCTGATTTTTAGGGTCAAGATTCGATTCAGGAGCGGTTTTTAATCCAGAAAccaatttttctattcaaacaGTTTAGAGATTCTCTGAGAAGGGGAAAAGACTGGGagcaattttaaaacatttatttaaagcaatTCTATAAGACTGCATCAAAATtaatcagtttatatttaaagaaatgtcaaagaattattgaaattgtattttttacaaaaaattaaacagactaaaattgaatttttgagcattttgaatTAATTCAGAATTCACTCAACTAGAAGTTGCAATCATCTATAGAATCTATTATTATCATTTCCTAAATCATCATCTAACAAGGAGATTGAGATAATGTGACCAAAATCACTTTGATCTGCAAATACAGACGTCTCTGTATTTGCAGATCCCTGTGATTCCAAAAAATTACTTCCCACTAGAATCAATTAAACCTTTACTAAGTGGAAGTCCaaatctttgatttttcttcctgtcttttcTTGCAGGAGATCCATAAGAGGGTGATGGCTCTGAGTTTCCGTGATTGTCACACAAAGATCCGACATGTGGATGCCCACGCCACCCTGAACGAAGGCGTGGTGGTCCAGGTGATGGGGGAGCTGTCCAACAACATGCAGCCCATGAGGAAATTCATGCAGACATTTGTTCTGGCACCCGAGGTTGGCACCCAGACTGAGACACACGCGCCTTCAGctgtagattttgtgtttcttgtaaaaatgtcctGACTCTTCACGGtgcttattttattgttgttatttcagggaactgttgcaaataaattcTACGTCCACAACGACGTGTTTCGCTACCAAGACGAGGTGTTTGGTGACTCGGACTCTGAACCCCCAGAAggtgcaaaaaaatgtttttataggtTCTGTAGCCGCGGTTGTGTCTGAAATACTGAGGAAGTCCTCCATTTTATCTTCTGTCACCAATGTTATAATAAGTCTTTATTATCTgtacgataaatgataaactatTCATTGTGAGACCAATGGAGAAATGCTCAAACTTATGATTTGTATAGGTCAAAAACATTCTTGtattaaaaaatggttttctgtaattttcagGAAAACgtattaatttcactttttaaatatgacgactagaaaataattttctataatATTCATTGACTTGTTTGTATATTGTACTCAGATGGATTGTAATAGTAAATATGGGGCCTTATGATTTCTATGATGCTGAAATTGTGTAATatgatcaatttaaaaaaataattaaaataatgggGATAtaacatttgtaacattttgtgaaacCAACTTTCTGAACAGCAATTTGTTATATCTGTAAACAGAAACCAGTACATGTTGAACTCTATATATTGGCTTacctttttttcattcacaccataattacatacattttgGGCTAATACTGTTAAATATGGCTAAAATGGAATTCACAttcaaaataagacattttggaAAAGATTTAATggaatttgcaaaaataataaaatggacTTCAGacatagctaaaaaaaatatgaattcttTATCTTATTTTCAGAGTCTGAAGATGAGGTGGAGGAGTTGGAGAGGGTCCCGTCTCCTGATGTGGCCCCAGAGGAGTCGGCCCCCTACTACGACCCAACAGCTTGGTAAGGTTTCACCAGTTTTCCTGGGTTTACTAGTTTAGTCTTTAGTTAATTTTCCAGCAGCTCATCTATAATAGAGTACCAAAATGTAGTTCTTTGCGTCACTAAACCTCAGTACAATCCCTGATGGCTGCTCCAAACCAACGTCCACATGATCTTTTTGTAGTTCAGAACCAGCGGCTCCTGGTGACGAGGAGGAAGAAGCCGCGGTGAGCCCAGAACCGGAGCACGAGGCGGAGAAGGAGGCGGAGGTTGCGGAGGTGGAGCTGAAAGTTGAGGTGATGCTGGAGACGCAGACAGAAGCGCTCACGATTGAGGATCAGACAGAGAAAAGCCCCTCCACAGCCACCGCCCCCACCACAGAGCCTGTGCCCGCTGAGGCCACGCCCCCTGCTCAAGAGGTAAACAGGGTAGGTGTGGAGGTGGGAAGAACTGGAGAAAACGCCCTACCAAACTAGAAATCTCATTTTCACTCTTTATTCCCTTACCAGTTCTCCTGGGCACTGGTTACCAGTAAGAACCTCCCTCCCAGTGGGGCTGTCCCAGTCTCAGGATTCCCTCCACATGTAAAAGCCACTCCCACAGCACAGGTGGGTTGAACTCGCAACTCTATTGGTCATCttcattaatttaaatcaaattctttGGATTGATCACATTTGAGTTATTCTTTTTGTATGTTGACTTTTTATCATAGTGCTGATATGATCAACACATAATGTCAGTTTGATGAATAAAGAGATTAGGACTCGTGAAGATTAAAtataatatggaaaaaaacttttatcatgACTTTCTGGTCTTGCATTGAAAATATCAAGTAGTTAATTGTTTATATTTGAAATGGATTTACTGATACCAATGGATTATATCAATAATCTTTCAGAATAAGCTCATTAGACTGTTTACATTCATGTAATAGATGTTCAAAGGttttgacaaaacagaaaagacagtCATGTTTGCACAAATAAACCTGTTAATTCAGTAGCTTCACatgcagtttgttttcaaagcagAACTGTAAGCATTCtcgattttaaaaacaaacaaaaaaacttgctGGTTTTCAAATTGTTTGGTTCTGGTAAATCTTCCTCATAAAAAGTCACAGATTTTTCAGCAGAATATTCCTTTCTCACCAGAGCAGCTCATTCTGGACTCTTTATTTTgtcagctttaattttttttgtttacttacaATTAGCCCATAACTAATTGAAGCAAATTCAAGtaatgattaatttatttcataaatccAAATATAAGACGGTTTCCTGGTCTAATAACAACCTGTTCTGTTGCAGCCAAGAGTGGAAGTAAAGCCAGAGACCCagacagcacagagaccgcagCGGGACCAGAGGCCGAGAGAACAGCGGCCCGGCGGTCCTCCACCCCCCAACAGGGGGCCGAGGCCAGGTACAGGCCGGCCTAATGCCACACAGCACTTTAGATTCACGTTCTGACAGGAAATCATTTGCAAATCATTTCCTGTTTATATTTCAGTTCGTGAAGGTGAGCAGGGTGAGGTGGAGGGCCGCAGGATGGTCCGGTACCCAGACGCCCACCAGCTTTTCGTGGGGAACGTTCCGCATGACGTGGATAAGACGGAACTGAAGGAGTTCTTTGAACGTAAGTTGGAGCAAAACCTCAACAGCAGCTTTAATAGAACTAACAGTTTAGCAAGAGCACAAAAAGGCTacaactaaatattattttagttattgattaatcaatcatTCTGGcaattaaattgattaaaaatgtggcacattctgtggattttttttttttttttttacacaagatCTAAAGAtgcaataagaaaataagcatGTTGCATTTCATTGGCTAAAATGCATTGTAGCATTTCCTCAGTGATTAATCTATTCATAAACTgaccatttttttgttgtttcaattgattaatcatgattaatctgattgttTTGGCTCTAAAGTACAGTAGTTTCAAAGCTTCTCAGTAAGGCACTGGCCTGGAAAGGGTCTGGTTGTATTGGTCAGAAGCCTAAACAGTTGATCtggattaaaaattattttattcatggaACAACATGACCTTTCTACCTCCAGAGTACGGGAATGTCCTGGAGCTGCGGATCAACAGCGGCGGGAAGCTCCCAAACTTCGGCTTTGTGGTGTTTGACGATTCTGAACCTGTACAGAAAATCCTCAGCAACAGAGTAAGAAACGCAGCTTTTAGTCTGAGGGGAGGTTGAGCTTTTTTCTATCTGGATTATAATATAATTTGTTGTCTTCATCAGCCCATCAAGTTCAGAGGCGATGTCCGTCTAAACGTGGAGGAGAAGAAAACCCGGTCGGCCAGAGAGGGCGACAGGCGAGACATGAGGCCCCGTGGTCCAGGAGGCCCCGGCGGCCCCAGAGAGCGAATAGGAGGCGGCGGGGGACCGAGGGGACCCCCGACTCGTGGCGGCATGTCACAGAAACCCAGCTTTGGTTCTGGACGGGGCGCCGGGACCGCAGAGGGGCGCTATTCTGCTCCTCGTCAGTAAAACCCCCTGGAGTTGGATCAACTGTCGTTTTTGAGTTTTCTGCAACAGGAACTGATtggaaaaagctaaattaattttaaaaaaaaagaaaaaaacaacctcccTTTACATCCAGGAGGGAACATCGGCAGGAATTATAGATTTGGAGTCAGGAATTTGGGTTGCTGCTCATGCGTTGCCTAActtctgatttatttctgcatttttctgtcTCCTAAATGTTTTCGGCTCAAGTTTTTGgtcaaacttttaaacatcAAGTCACATCTGCTGAATTCAGGCGGCAGAGTCATCCGTCTGTTTGTTCCAAAGCCGCTCCCCTTCCAACACAAACCTTCCCACCCCACCGCCAGTTCCACAGCAGAGTCCTGCCTTTCCACACTCCAGGGACTCATCTTTACTGTTCAGGGGGAAAACTGTTGGATGCTGAGACtcatttaaagagacaggagtGCTGATGCAGATGACAGTTTTTAGCATTCCCACACAAGGAGTTCTGAATGCTTTGCAAGTTTGCCGTCTCAACTTTTAACCCCCACCAAAAAACtcttggaatgttttttttttttcctgatcgTCTAGAGAAACCAGAATGGATCCACCATAACTGCTGTCTGCATTTTCTCCTGAAGCTGAGTCGCTCCTCCGGTGAACAGCTGTTTCCTCTCATTCTGATGGCGCTCCCTCCTGAATCCAGACATCGGTTTGTGCAGGAGACATAACCAGCTCTGCAGTTGGATCAGccctgaatgtttttattgctttcaccTGTTTTTACCTGGACTTTAAGTCAacttattttgccatttttcattGCTAAACTTGAATTTGTTAAatcagaacacaaacacatgaaaagGGTAAATACTACTTGAATTGGGGATTTGTAAACCCAGATGTTTCGCGTTCTCTCTCCCTGTTTCTTAAAGGAACGTGTACTTTTACTGCTTGGGCAATCCTGTGTATTGCTGCCACCGTTGTATCTAGCGATGGATCTGTCTTTTTATTCTATCAGGTCAAAGAGCTGAaatgttgtagttttattttagtaatgtCTGAATGGAGCATGTATCAAAACCTGTCAGACTTGTACTATCGATGCACTTCATTTGTCATCTGAAAAATAAGCTCACATGCCGATGAGAGAACTAAATTAAAAGCGATTTACTGTTTTAACCtcgtttggtttttgtttgccTAAAATCAAGGTTTGCAATGCTAATTAGTTCACACAGCAAGAGTGTTGTCCCACGTTCTCCGACCAAACGTAATCAGGGACAAATATCTGTTTATGGTTTTCATCAGCTGTAAACCATAAtcatctaaattaaaataaaatgcatttcaacACATTGAATCTaaagaatttgaattatttcttCTTGGTATGTAGCTATTGGGCTGCATGAGATAGCTATGaactggttttatttcaaaaggcTCACATGAAAAGGAAACATGTCCAGGTGGGAAGGTCCTCGGGTATGTGAACATCtggatacatttttatgtttctgtgtaatGCTGCAGCATTACACAGAAATGTGTAATGCTGAGgtttttcacagaaaacctcaaaaaatgtttctgtccaACAGTGACGCCTACCGTCGTCTTATAGGTACTGCAGCTCAGCTGAGGAATTGCAAACTCATATCTGggattttaaacagttttatacAGACATgcgtttttaaatttaaagttattctAATTGAAGTAGGATAATTTAACATTGTTTTCACTCTGCTTGTACATCCATCAACATCTGGTCGTTCTCTCGACTCCTGCTCCTCGTTTTAGAGGATTACTGCACATCTAATTATCAGGACCGCAAACACAATCAGCTCTGCGTTTTGATGCTTGCTctggaaaacagaaaggaaTTACAGAGAGTTTCATTTCTTAGTCGAGTGCACTGACTTTCAAGAGGCTCCTCAGATGTCTTAGTAGAACCTTCATCTAAATGATTAGCATTGATTTTCTGCAGGAAACCAGTTACTCTGTGGCTGGAGTCAGAGGGAGCTGAAGTGCTCATCTGTCCTGGTGATGGCAGAGTCCCGACAAACCCACTGCAAATCGCTGGTTCTGCTTTCTGATCAACTGTCTTCACTGATTTATCTTTTCAGCTTTAAATCAGTCTGACTGAAAGCATCACTTTTAAAACAAGCATTGGAAGAAAAGATCAGATTGAGCTCTGTGATATGCCTGTTGCACCGTGTTGCTTCCTGCCAGCTGGACTTTGTCGCTCTTTTGCTGCAGTTTCTCCATCTCAAGGTTTAATATTCAGAATATGTTTGTCTCAAGTCTCTTACTGCCTTTAAAAAGatttcttcattcatttccatGTATTTGGCGCCATTTCTTTTCTAAACTGATCAGTTTCCCTGAAGCAAGCACAGTAGGCAATGTTATGCATGGAGGTcaaaaaatgttctggtttggtCTCAGCCAACTTTGTGCTGAATGGTTTGTGACAAATACTAAACATCAGTTTCATGGCAAGGTAAGAAGCAATTtggaaaaccaaaatataatTCTACAGTTATGAAGTACTGTGTGTTatgatttataaaatacattaaagtttgtggttgtaatttgagctgtgaatacttttgttagATACTATATGCCTACTGCTTgttacaaattttaatttgaatcattaaataaacattaaatattaatatcagacaGGGTTAATTTACATTGCTTGTAGTTTGAGCAGAAACTCAAAGTCTCACTGTGCTTAAAGAATAAAGACGCCTGACAGGAAGCTTTTATTTGcgatttttaatacttttttctttaatgattACACAGATCCTTGAGTCGAGTAACAGAAAGCAGAAGATCCAACTCCAACAATCTTGACAATGTTCAAAAACAGGTAAAGAGATTTTTGTCCAGAAAACCTTTAATTGTTAATAGAATTAGTAgtatgacatatttttttttaataaatattcagaTATATACAGATACAGCAGAAACAGtacattctttttttcatcttcaaattgcttcacattttttgtacaaGCCAAAATAtctgccatttttatttatattcatgcaAAATATAGTTTCTCagattaatgaaaaataaacagaattcgCAGAACTTTTTCACCTTGCTTTGATGTGCACTCTCAGCTTATATAAGCGCCATAATTAGCATCGGAAATTTAGCAAATTAAAAAGAGTTGCACTTTGTGCCAGACACAATAGAAGCAGGTAAAGCAAAATTAAGGCCATTCCAACTTTTGCAAAGATCAGTAAATGAATAATAGTAATTCCATTAATTCACAGCAATTCAGGTTTCGctgtatttttccttttccctcTGGGCGTCAAATTGTATAATACATACACTaaaatacaagcaaaaaaaacctCCTCAAAATTAATAACCATCAAAATATTAAACCGTGCTTCTTTAAAATCCGGCctagaaattaaagtttgataAACTTATCTTTCATATTCTTTTTCAATGTGATGCAATATAaacccaacatttttttttttacatattatacCATTTGCAACTCCAACCATTACATTATAATCAATGACTAATACAATAATATGaggctgatgatgatgaagatatGATACACAGAGGAGCGATGCCAGAGGAAAGATTCATGAATCATGTAAAGTGGTTGAAAAATTCATCATATGCTTGTAGGtccagttttcattttctttgtattcCCATTGTTTGTTGGTTGCATATCCAACCCCGTTATGGCACAAGAAGATACGTGTGAGTGCTCCAGGAAAACGGATGCTGGCTCAAAACAAGTGCTTCAAGGTGGAGCGTTTATGGCACcgaagaaaaaaatagtatcTAATGAGACGGAGCTCGTTTCTGAGGTTTCTTattctggtttcagttttattcagaaaGGCAGAGACATTAATACACGCAGAGATAAAGAATTCAGTTCCATAATTCCAGTTCCAGATTAGCCCGAGATTGAACTTTCTGTCTTTTGaataatgaatgaatattttttttagaatatgtTAAAGCTAAACTGTTTATCTTGCAGAAGCTGCCACTTTGATTAAACAGATCAAATGATTTCATGATTCTCTGAAAATCCCACAATACGTTTTTAAACTTTCATCTGCAAAACTATTTGCAAATAGGCTATATGTTGAAATATATCCAAGGAAGCATAAACAATGCATGTGTTTTGGGActttataatattaaaatgatttattttaatatttatttatttgacatttactATTTCCCCTCACTCATTAAGCATTCCAGTTTATTAGTGACAAATTCTGGTTGTTGTGGTTTGGTGTGAATTTTGAGCCTGCATAAAACATCTCTAGTGTGATTGTAGAGGAAGCTTGGATTGTTGAAAACTTAATGTTGTCAAAACATCATCCACCGTCATCACATGACGTCATCACATTTCAAAAGGAAGGATTGTTGCAAAGTTCTTGACTTAAATCAGGTCTTCCTTTGAATGTTAACTGTTTTTACCAAAAGGCCtcaaaaactgaatttcactATTTGACTGCATTATATTATAAATAGGACCcagaaatatgcaaaatgttatTCAAATCCATCTATATGATAAGGTTGTATTGATCTGATCTAATTATATATTTCTGGAAATGAAATAGACTCGTTTAgttttgtaaagtgctttgagatTCAATTTGCTGTGCATTGATGTTATACAAGTAAACTGAATAGAACTGAATTGAATAGTTGTTGGTAGAAGCTTATCCATGACTTTGGACCAGtgtaactaaaactaaaaactgttttttaattgcaaattttaaaaaaagtgtctaatagggaaaaaaagcttttggttAATAAATTAATCCTAATTTAAGTGAAAGCAGCATGTTGTTCaagtaagataaataaaaaaactttagtttatatgcaattatttattcaaagtaTTTCTATCTACTTAGCTGTAAATTGTGGGCTATCATTTGATGAGTCTTTTAAAAATTGTAGTTGATTTTACCCAACGCTTCACAATGCTAACAGACCTGTGGTGATTTCAAACATAGCTTGAATGCTTACAAAGTGTGCGTACTTTTCTTTGCTACTGAATTTTCTAGACCTAAAATCATAAAACTCAATTGAGTTTGCAGAAATTAAGCAATATTGATACACTATTTTGGTTTTTGATGGACTGTTTTATTAAAGGCTTCAAAATTATTTAGTTAGCAACAACCCCATTGcactcttattttatttgtaaacaaattCAGCCAAGAAGCAGTTAAAGGTGGTCCTTTTGATTATTTGTTCAGAAATGGCACTGAGGTTTCATAACCCTCAAACTGTTTTAAAGAATCTCAGTTCAAGAGAGCCAGGTTGTGTAGACACATTTCCTTACAATCCCCAGCAATCCCCAGTCTCCATTGACCGTTTATCACAATAAGCAGTAGAAAATGTGCCACCtgacaaataacttttttttctataagcCTATGTCATATCAACGTAGGTCATATCTGAACCATAAGTGTTTTTGGCTTTCATTGAGGAGCCAACCTGAAAATGTATTACTTTAAAACTAATCAAGATGGTTTTGGTGTCAGCTGGAATTAGGGTTTGGGTTGGCCAAGGACTTTCTCGACTCCAAGCGTCCCCAGGTGAGCTGTAGGAGGTAGCTGGGAAGAGATGGGTCTGGGTATCTCTGCTTAATGTCTTGCCCCTGCAACCTGGCCTTCAGTTATCAATGAAACATGGACAACCTACACAAACTTTAACCAAGACTCACAGAGGTCCAGGCAAACAcgttttagaaaaatgtattttggatGAAATGCATAGCTTTTTTTggtgatgtgtgtttttatggcactttttattttaatatctaGAATCAGAATGGAGTCAATGAGTGGCATAGCCCTTCAGATCAGTCTCGCATACCTTCATTCACAAAGCCTGGGATGTATTCATGATGAGATAAAACAGATTTTGGAAATGACAGATAACCTGTACCGTCAGATCTATTTTAGGATATTCAGAAAATGTGTTCTACAAGTAAAAACTGCATAAGCTATAAATATAATGTGGCTGGCTATGAAGTGAACCTTATATTCTTCAAATGTATATGGCACATAACTGGAACATTACAAAAGGCTCTAATATTCCCACGGCAccatgtttttttccagttccatacagaaaataagaatctgaaactggttctaaaaatataatgtttgtGTGTCAATGTATCATTCTCAGAGCATGATAACAATGAGGGATAGGTCTTACTTTTCATGAATAAAATCTGGCAACAAAACTAGAGACACAATACTGTTCCTGGCTAATGATGCTAAGCCAGTGGTTTTCCTCAATTC contains:
- the g3bp1 gene encoding ras GTPase-activating protein-binding protein 1 isoform X2, yielding MVMEKPSAQLVGREFVRQYYTLLNQAPDYLHRFYGKNSSYVHGGLDSNGKPLEAVYGQAEIHKRVMALSFRDCHTKIRHVDAHATLNEGVVVQVMGELSNNMQPMRKFMQTFVLAPEGTVANKFYVHNDVFRYQDEVFGDSDSEPPEESEDEVEELERVPSPDVAPEESAPYYDPTACSEPAAPGDEEEEAAVSPEPEHEAEKEAEVAEVELKVEVMLETQTEALTIEDQTEKSPSTATAPTTEPVPAEATPPAQEFSWALVTSKNLPPSGAVPVSGFPPHVKATPTAQPRVEVKPETQTAQRPQRDQRPREQRPGGPPPPNRGPRPVREGEQGEVEGRRMVRYPDAHQLFVGNVPHDVDKTELKEFFEQYGNVLELRINSGGKLPNFGFVVFDDSEPVQKILSNRPIKFRGDVRLNVEEKKTRSAREGDRRDMRPRGPGGPGGPRERIGGGGGPRGPPTRGGMSQKPSFGSGRGAGTAEGRYSAPRQ
- the g3bp1 gene encoding ras GTPase-activating protein-binding protein 1 isoform X1: MVMEKPSAQLVGREFVRQYYTLLNQAPDYLHRFYGKNSSYVHGGLDSNGKPLEAVYGQAEIHKRVMALSFRDCHTKIRHVDAHATLNEGVVVQVMGELSNNMQPMRKFMQTFVLAPEGTVANKFYVHNDVFRYQDEVFGDSDSEPPEESEDEVEELERVPSPDVAPEESAPYYDPTACSEPAAPGDEEEEAAVSPEPEHEAEKEAEVAEVELKVEVMLETQTEALTIEDQTEKSPSTATAPTTEPVPAEATPPAQEVNRFSWALVTSKNLPPSGAVPVSGFPPHVKATPTAQPRVEVKPETQTAQRPQRDQRPREQRPGGPPPPNRGPRPVREGEQGEVEGRRMVRYPDAHQLFVGNVPHDVDKTELKEFFEQYGNVLELRINSGGKLPNFGFVVFDDSEPVQKILSNRPIKFRGDVRLNVEEKKTRSAREGDRRDMRPRGPGGPGGPRERIGGGGGPRGPPTRGGMSQKPSFGSGRGAGTAEGRYSAPRQ